Proteins from a genomic interval of Asticcacaulis sp. AND118:
- a CDS encoding PAS domain-containing protein: MTGMAAEMLSALRMHEEVFRYWKSLRRPGRLPSRADIDPVSVRKLLPTISLIDVLSDDPSNVPDLFRQRLAGTDLYAAYGMEITGKHFNEIYGPNEAQYWAEELTFVVRTRKPSVGLHSMAWRGSKSLALFWLRLPLASDGVKVDMILGHDALIGQPDLAGPSGIRAA; this comes from the coding sequence ATGACGGGCATGGCGGCGGAAATGCTGAGCGCTTTGCGCATGCACGAGGAGGTCTTCCGGTACTGGAAGAGCCTGCGCCGTCCCGGACGCCTGCCGTCCCGCGCCGACATCGATCCCGTCAGCGTGCGCAAGCTGTTGCCGACCATCTCCCTCATCGACGTCCTGTCCGACGATCCGTCGAACGTGCCGGACCTGTTTCGTCAGCGCCTGGCCGGGACCGACCTCTACGCCGCCTACGGCATGGAGATCACCGGCAAGCATTTCAACGAAATCTACGGGCCGAACGAGGCGCAGTACTGGGCCGAGGAACTGACCTTCGTCGTGCGGACGCGCAAGCCCAGCGTCGGCCTGCACTCTATGGCCTGGCGCGGGTCAAAGTCCCTGGCCCTGTTCTGGTTGCGCCTGCCGCTCGCCTCCGACGGCGTCAAGGTCGATATGATTCTGGGTCACGATGCCCTGATCGGACAGCCGGATCTGGCCGGCCCCAGCGGCATTCGCGCCGCCTGA
- a CDS encoding helix-turn-helix domain-containing protein: protein MKRAMETQADPQIDKSQVAYVMGLVSVVTGVPLSDISATDRKDARTARARQLAMYLISVAWQWPLYRIGAAFGRDRTTVGHACRRIEDLRDDRLWDEQIERLEACLQDLPSGLALPRRRVA, encoded by the coding sequence ATGAAACGGGCAATGGAGACGCAGGCGGATCCCCAGATCGATAAGTCGCAGGTGGCCTATGTCATGGGGCTGGTGTCGGTGGTGACGGGGGTGCCGCTGTCCGACATCAGCGCCACGGACCGCAAGGACGCGCGCACGGCGCGGGCGCGGCAACTGGCCATGTATCTGATCTCGGTGGCGTGGCAGTGGCCGCTCTACCGCATCGGGGCGGCCTTCGGACGCGACCGCACCACGGTGGGCCATGCCTGCCGCCGTATCGAGGATCTGCGCGACGATCGGCTGTGGGACGAACAGATCGAGCGGCTGGAGGCCTGCCTGCAGGACCTGCCGTCGGGACTGGCCCTGCCGCGCCGGCGGGTGGCCTGA
- a CDS encoding SufE family protein: MTDTFDARLSDLLEEFALFDDWEDRYRYIIDLGKTLAPLTDAERNEVTRVRGCASQVWLMMDGGDDGILRFRGDSDAHIVKGLIAILVRLLNDLPLSEVRDFSIRDTLTRLGLDEALSSQRTNGLISMVERLKQAAA; the protein is encoded by the coding sequence ATGACCGACACATTCGACGCCCGCCTGAGCGATCTGCTCGAAGAATTCGCCCTCTTCGACGACTGGGAAGACCGCTACCGCTACATTATCGACCTGGGCAAGACGCTGGCACCGCTAACCGACGCCGAGCGCAACGAGGTGACGCGCGTGCGCGGCTGCGCCTCTCAGGTGTGGCTGATGATGGATGGCGGCGATGACGGGATATTGCGCTTCCGCGGCGATTCCGACGCCCATATCGTCAAGGGGCTGATCGCCATTCTGGTGCGGCTTCTGAACGACCTGCCGCTGTCCGAGGTGCGCGACTTCTCCATCCGCGACACCCTGACCCGGCTGGGGCTGGACGAGGCCCTGTCGTCGCAGCGCACCAACGGCCTGATCTCGATGGTCGAGCGCCTGAAACAGGCCGCAGCTTAG
- a CDS encoding HAMP domain-containing sensor histidine kinase produces MDKQPAALPPMASPTSDSDIGKRAFMRMVSHELRTPLNSIIGFAEVLTHELYGPLGAPQYSEYAGIIRDSGKKLLSLFNDVLELVRLESEPGLLRPEVDVLLPHIHDAVRRHAPEAQARGVHVLPGLADAELSACFDPRALSLCLDHLIANAIDFTPEGRDVEITARPDGDWVDIAVYNPGKAPDPADIPRLMRPFEQGASDYNRTREGAGLGWPIVRLASVAMGGAFAVQSDPRNGLKAVVRLKRR; encoded by the coding sequence ATGGACAAACAACCGGCGGCCCTTCCCCCGATGGCCAGCCCGACGTCGGATTCCGATATCGGCAAGCGCGCCTTCATGCGCATGGTCAGCCACGAACTGCGCACCCCGCTCAACTCGATCATCGGTTTTGCCGAAGTGCTGACGCACGAGCTTTACGGCCCCCTCGGCGCGCCGCAATACAGCGAATATGCCGGCATCATCCGCGACAGCGGCAAGAAATTATTGAGCCTGTTTAACGATGTGCTGGAACTGGTGCGACTGGAAAGCGAGCCCGGCCTGCTGCGCCCGGAGGTCGACGTCCTGCTGCCGCACATCCACGACGCGGTGCGCCGCCACGCCCCGGAAGCGCAGGCGCGCGGTGTCCACGTCCTGCCCGGACTGGCCGACGCAGAGCTAAGTGCCTGTTTCGATCCGCGAGCCTTAAGCCTGTGTCTTGATCACCTGATCGCCAACGCCATCGACTTCACCCCCGAAGGCCGCGACGTGGAAATCACCGCGCGCCCGGACGGGGACTGGGTCGATATCGCCGTCTACAATCCCGGCAAGGCCCCCGATCCGGCGGATATTCCGCGCCTGATGCGTCCGTTCGAACAGGGCGCCAGCGACTATAACCGCACCCGCGAAGGCGCGGGGCTGGGCTGGCCCATCGTCAGGCTGGCCAGCGTGGCCATGGGCGGGGCCTTCGCCGTGCAGTCGGACCCCCGCAACGGGCTGAAGGCCGTGGTGAGGTTGAAGCGGCGATAG
- a CDS encoding HAMP domain-containing sensor histidine kinase, giving the protein MPLKSYLQELRSPTGAMMATPRGRVRLGVIAWHLGWSAVSLASMIYLIFLPASVNVLAALAAAALPGVCSVFLLTKDDFRTRQMLVWIWAGACLVALGLSGGVLGPLAPWVAAPMAAAVALNQRRLILLGAALSVAVTLFAILFSLMRLFPLPDIVESFWLASVAVVTLVAGLGLSLLPALRVRTEAVRGVESDRARFLTLLSEQPQLILSVDSEGRLLSAYGETPPGLDMGMLMKHGLITCAHVPHRLGLMQALETAQQSGRAEVGFMPHAALDHFVRLSLRRGADGKLYGVLADASLQHAREDELETAKQEAQTLNEGKSRFLAGMSHELRTPLNAVIGFSDIMRQQMFGPMTDKYAEYSQLIWESGQHVLDLVNDVLDMSKIEASRYELSLERFDAREPVSAALRLILATAHEKGVTVKSILPPAPLEVTADKRAVKQMCLNLLSNAVKFTPQGGTVTLMLSDTGTDSIDIQITDTGVGIAPEDLKRLGKPYEQSGPMEQRVLGTGLGLSLVQALAGLHRGRMTIESELGVGTSVSLLLPIAFNPDQPELPLSPPGAPESETLVALSSETPKPLEDRLYTPPDLTGSDFVIRPPKS; this is encoded by the coding sequence GTGCCGCTGAAATCCTATCTGCAGGAACTGAGATCACCCACCGGGGCCATGATGGCGACGCCGCGCGGTCGCGTGCGGCTGGGCGTCATCGCCTGGCACCTCGGCTGGTCGGCGGTCAGTCTGGCCTCGATGATCTATCTCATCTTCCTGCCGGCCTCGGTCAATGTGCTGGCGGCGCTGGCGGCGGCGGCGCTGCCCGGCGTGTGCAGCGTCTTTTTGCTGACCAAGGACGATTTCCGCACGCGTCAGATGCTGGTGTGGATCTGGGCGGGCGCGTGTCTTGTGGCGCTGGGCCTGTCCGGCGGCGTGCTGGGGCCACTGGCGCCGTGGGTGGCCGCGCCGATGGCCGCCGCCGTGGCGCTCAATCAGCGTCGGCTGATTCTTCTGGGCGCGGCGCTGTCGGTGGCGGTGACCCTGTTCGCCATCCTTTTCTCGCTGATGCGCCTGTTTCCGCTGCCCGACATCGTCGAAAGCTTCTGGCTGGCCTCGGTGGCGGTGGTGACGCTGGTCGCCGGCCTGGGTTTGTCGCTCCTGCCGGCGCTGCGCGTGCGCACCGAAGCCGTGCGCGGCGTCGAAAGCGACCGGGCGCGCTTCTTGACGCTTCTCAGCGAGCAGCCGCAACTGATCCTCTCCGTCGATAGCGAAGGCCGCCTGCTGTCGGCCTATGGCGAGACGCCGCCAGGGCTGGATATGGGTATGCTGATGAAGCACGGCCTGATCACCTGCGCCCACGTTCCGCACCGTCTGGGCCTGATGCAGGCGCTGGAGACGGCGCAGCAAAGCGGCCGTGCCGAGGTAGGCTTCATGCCGCACGCCGCGCTGGACCATTTCGTGCGCCTCAGCCTGCGCCGCGGGGCGGACGGCAAGCTGTACGGCGTGCTGGCCGACGCCTCGCTGCAACACGCGCGTGAGGACGAACTGGAAACCGCCAAGCAGGAAGCCCAGACGCTCAATGAGGGCAAGTCGCGCTTTCTGGCGGGCATGAGCCACGAACTGCGCACCCCGCTCAATGCCGTCATCGGCTTTTCCGACATCATGCGTCAGCAGATGTTCGGCCCCATGACGGACAAGTACGCCGAATATTCGCAACTGATCTGGGAGTCGGGCCAGCACGTGCTCGATCTGGTCAACGATGTGCTCGACATGTCGAAGATCGAGGCCAGCCGGTACGAGCTGTCGCTGGAGCGTTTCGACGCGCGCGAACCGGTGTCGGCGGCGCTGCGCCTGATCCTCGCCACCGCGCACGAAAAGGGCGTGACGGTGAAGTCGATCCTGCCGCCCGCGCCGCTGGAGGTCACCGCCGACAAGCGCGCGGTTAAGCAGATGTGCCTGAACCTCCTATCCAATGCGGTGAAGTTCACGCCGCAGGGCGGGACCGTGACCTTGATGCTGAGCGATACGGGCACGGACAGCATCGACATCCAGATTACCGACACCGGCGTCGGTATCGCGCCCGAAGATTTGAAACGTCTGGGCAAGCCTTACGAGCAGTCGGGACCGATGGAGCAGCGCGTGCTGGGCACCGGGCTCGGCCTGTCGCTGGTGCAGGCGCTGGCCGGGCTGCATCGCGGGCGCATGACGATCGAGAGCGAGCTGGGCGTGGGCACGAGCGTCAGCCTGCTGCTGCCTATCGCCTTCAATCCGGATCAACCGGAACTGCCGCTCAGCCCGCCGGGCGCACCGGAAAGCGAAACTCTGGTGGCGCTGTCGTCGGAAACGCCCAAGCCGCTGGAAGACCGCCTCTATACGCCGCCCGACCTGACCGGCAGCGATTTCGTCATCCGTCCGCCGAAGTCCTGA
- a CDS encoding DUF1491 family protein codes for MLLSTDLWVSALIRRAEQGGAFAYVLKKGDARAGAVILKITHLRERETYILRQVTAGDEVKWMKPIASHDPEAIETYIERERRFDSDLWVVEIEDTEGRHFLTESIQLL; via the coding sequence ATGTTACTGTCGACCGATCTCTGGGTATCGGCCCTCATCCGCCGCGCCGAACAGGGCGGGGCCTTTGCCTATGTGCTGAAAAAGGGCGATGCGCGGGCCGGTGCCGTGATCCTGAAAATCACCCATTTGCGCGAGCGCGAGACCTATATATTGCGTCAGGTGACCGCCGGCGACGAGGTAAAATGGATGAAGCCCATCGCTTCGCACGACCCGGAAGCCATCGAAACCTATATCGAGCGCGAGCGCCGCTTCGACTCCGACCTGTGGGTGGTGGAGATCGAAGACACCGAAGGACGGCATTTCCTCACTGAATCCATTCAGCTTTTGTAA
- a CDS encoding MFS transporter, translating into MTAPRPLSPALVVLFAFACGAIVGNLYYAQPIIELIAPDIGLSQATASLIVSLTQIGYVAGMLFITPLLDLFENKRLILSTLGLAFLSLILSATAQNGGLFLFVAFLTGLGAVSVQMLIPLAAHLSPEETRGRTVGNIMGGLLTGILLSRPLSSFVADHLGWRAVFFIAAGLMIVIGLVLALTLPKHSPSHKARYSTLLGSMASLWLTQPVLRRRSLLQATMFGTFSLFWTAVPLELFRAFHLSQSQIALFALAGAAGALAAPLSGRLGDAGHGATVTLAGLIGGAVAMVSGAVPALVSIASLMIAGIVLDACVQLTMIQGQRAIYSLDPHSRGRLNGLYMASIFVGGAIGSALASPLYGVGGWTAIAIAGTLAPLTGLAIYLTGERMASASPTPDLKA; encoded by the coding sequence ATGACCGCCCCCCGCCCCCTGTCTCCCGCTCTCGTCGTTCTCTTCGCCTTTGCCTGCGGGGCGATCGTCGGCAATCTTTATTACGCTCAGCCGATCATCGAACTGATCGCGCCCGATATCGGCCTGTCGCAGGCGACGGCCAGCCTGATCGTGTCCCTGACCCAGATCGGCTATGTGGCGGGGATGCTGTTCATCACGCCGCTGCTGGACCTGTTCGAGAACAAGCGCCTGATCCTCAGCACATTGGGATTGGCCTTTCTCAGCCTGATCCTCAGCGCCACGGCGCAGAACGGCGGGCTGTTCCTGTTCGTAGCCTTTCTGACCGGTCTGGGGGCCGTGTCGGTGCAGATGCTGATTCCGCTGGCGGCGCACCTCAGCCCCGAAGAGACGCGCGGGCGGACGGTCGGCAATATCATGGGCGGCCTGCTGACCGGCATATTGTTGTCGCGGCCTTTGTCGAGCTTCGTCGCCGATCATCTGGGCTGGCGCGCCGTGTTCTTCATCGCCGCCGGATTGATGATCGTCATCGGTCTTGTGCTGGCCCTGACCCTGCCGAAGCACAGCCCGTCGCATAAGGCGCGTTACAGCACGCTGCTGGGGTCGATGGCCTCGCTGTGGCTGACCCAACCGGTGCTGCGGCGGCGTTCGCTGCTGCAGGCGACCATGTTCGGCACGTTCAGCCTCTTCTGGACCGCCGTGCCGCTGGAGCTGTTCCGTGCCTTTCACCTCAGTCAGTCGCAGATCGCCCTGTTCGCTCTGGCCGGAGCCGCCGGCGCTCTGGCCGCGCCGTTGAGCGGGCGGCTGGGCGATGCCGGGCACGGCGCGACGGTGACTCTGGCAGGTCTGATCGGCGGGGCAGTGGCCATGGTCAGCGGCGCGGTTCCGGCGCTGGTCAGCATCGCGTCGCTGATGATCGCCGGGATCGTGCTCGATGCCTGCGTGCAGTTGACGATGATCCAGGGGCAACGCGCCATCTACAGCCTCGACCCGCACAGCCGGGGGCGTCTGAACGGGCTCTATATGGCGTCGATCTTCGTGGGCGGGGCGATCGGCTCGGCTCTGGCCAGCCCGCTCTATGGCGTGGGCGGCTGGACGGCCATTGCGATTGCCGGCACGCTGGCCCCGCTGACCGGTTTAGCGATTTACCTGACAGGCGAACGGATGGCCTCGGCATCACCTACTCCGGACCTAAAAGCCTGA
- a CDS encoding hemolysin III family protein produces MNLSLPPLPHYPTQWARHADLIVHVTGLAFALFGGGVVLGLAVTQGLLGMVAAVIIYALGMIAMLAFSTAYNFASPRFQPFLRRLDHAGIFLMIAASYTPFTTQALDGAWAWGMTAGVWTLAGLGILGKLFLPGVGKGVWVALYLILGWLVVIALKPMIADVPPAAMILLAIGGVVYSVGAIFYMMKRLKFRRAIWHGHVITGAVLHWCAVLVGVVLVGH; encoded by the coding sequence ATGAACCTGTCCCTGCCCCCTCTGCCGCACTATCCGACCCAATGGGCGCGCCATGCCGATCTGATCGTGCACGTGACCGGGCTGGCCTTCGCCCTGTTCGGCGGCGGCGTTGTGCTGGGGCTGGCGGTGACGCAGGGCCTGCTGGGCATGGTCGCCGCCGTGATCATCTATGCCCTCGGCATGATCGCCATGCTGGCCTTTTCCACCGCCTATAATTTCGCCAGCCCGCGCTTTCAGCCCTTCCTGCGCCGTCTCGACCATGCCGGCATCTTCCTGATGATCGCCGCCAGCTATACGCCCTTCACCACTCAGGCGCTGGACGGCGCGTGGGCCTGGGGCATGACGGCCGGGGTATGGACGCTCGCCGGACTGGGCATTCTGGGCAAGCTGTTCCTGCCCGGCGTGGGCAAGGGGGTATGGGTGGCGCTCTATCTCATTCTCGGCTGGCTGGTCGTTATTGCGCTCAAGCCGATGATCGCCGATGTGCCCCCGGCCGCCATGATTCTGCTGGCCATCGGCGGTGTGGTCTATAGCGTCGGGGCCATCTTCTACATGATGAAGCGCCTGAAATTCCGCCGCGCCATCTGGCATGGTCATGTGATTACCGGGGCCGTTCTGCACTGGTGCGCGGTGCTGGTCGGCGTGGTGCTGGTCGGTCATTGA
- a CDS encoding peptide chain release factor 3, whose amino-acid sequence MSNTPQTEAPRRRTFAIISHPDAGKTTLTEHLLLAGGSIRAAGQVRARGENRRTRSDWMKIEKERGISVSSSVMTFEHSGLVFNLLDTPGHEDFSEDTYRTLTAADAAIMVLDAAKGIEPQTLKLFEVCRLRDIPIITFINKMDREAEDSLALLDEVASKLQLDPSPLYWPAGSGNRFRGMIELKTGLFYPFTRRDSGAEYDQGHEDPAPVDEAVARGWLDQAELDELKDNAELLEGGFKAFEVDSFLEGHMTPVIFGSALRHYGVNQLLEAIGNFAPAPKTVAASKAGTDAEVDPTDKEVTGFVFKVQANMDPNHRDRIAMLKLTSGRFQRGMKLKVQNTGKQLSVNAPIMFFASDRELAEDAYGGDVIGIPNHGVLRVGDSLSESGTVRFQGLPNFAPEILQRVRVKDPLKAKHLKKALESLAEEGVTQLFRPAIGSDFIVGAVGQLQFEVMADRLANEYGLDCVFEPSPYAEARWLGGDAAKIEDFAGKHRSAMGTDIDEFPVFLGKSAWEIGYVAERYPDVQFLRTKERG is encoded by the coding sequence ATGTCCAATACCCCTCAGACCGAAGCGCCGCGCCGGCGCACCTTCGCCATCATCTCGCACCCGGACGCCGGTAAGACGACCCTGACCGAACATCTGCTGCTGGCCGGCGGGTCGATCCGCGCCGCGGGTCAGGTGCGGGCGCGCGGCGAAAACCGCCGCACGCGCTCGGACTGGATGAAGATCGAAAAGGAACGCGGCATCTCGGTCTCGTCCTCGGTCATGACCTTCGAGCACTCTGGCCTCGTGTTCAACCTGCTCGATACGCCCGGCCACGAAGACTTCTCGGAAGACACCTACCGCACTCTGACGGCCGCCGACGCCGCCATCATGGTGCTCGACGCCGCCAAGGGCATCGAGCCGCAGACGCTTAAACTGTTCGAAGTGTGCCGCCTGCGCGACATCCCCATCATCACCTTCATCAACAAGATGGACCGTGAGGCCGAGGATTCGCTGGCCCTGCTGGACGAGGTGGCGTCGAAGCTGCAACTCGATCCGTCGCCGCTCTACTGGCCCGCCGGCTCCGGCAACCGTTTCCGCGGCATGATCGAGTTGAAGACGGGTCTCTTCTATCCCTTCACCCGCCGCGACTCCGGCGCCGAATACGATCAGGGCCACGAAGACCCCGCGCCGGTCGATGAGGCTGTGGCCAGGGGCTGGCTCGATCAGGCGGAACTGGACGAACTGAAGGACAATGCCGAACTGCTCGAAGGCGGGTTCAAGGCGTTCGAGGTCGACAGTTTCCTCGAAGGCCATATGACGCCGGTCATCTTCGGCTCGGCGCTCCGCCATTACGGCGTCAATCAACTGCTCGAAGCCATCGGCAACTTCGCCCCCGCGCCCAAGACGGTGGCGGCCTCGAAGGCCGGGACCGATGCCGAGGTCGATCCGACGGACAAGGAAGTCACCGGCTTCGTGTTCAAGGTTCAGGCGAACATGGACCCGAACCACCGCGACCGCATCGCCATGCTCAAGCTGACTTCCGGCCGATTCCAGCGCGGCATGAAGCTCAAGGTGCAGAACACCGGCAAGCAGTTGTCGGTCAATGCGCCGATCATGTTCTTCGCGTCCGACCGTGAACTGGCTGAGGACGCCTATGGCGGCGACGTTATCGGCATCCCCAACCACGGCGTGCTGCGCGTCGGGGACTCGCTGTCGGAAAGCGGCACGGTGCGTTTTCAGGGCCTGCCGAACTTCGCGCCGGAAATCCTCCAGCGCGTGCGCGTCAAGGACCCGCTGAAGGCCAAGCACCTGAAGAAGGCGCTGGAGTCTCTGGCCGAGGAGGGGGTGACGCAATTGTTCCGCCCCGCGATCGGTTCGGACTTTATCGTCGGCGCCGTGGGTCAGCTTCAGTTCGAAGTCATGGCCGACCGTCTGGCCAACGAATACGGGCTGGATTGCGTGTTCGAGCCGTCGCCCTATGCCGAAGCCCGCTGGCTGGGGGGGGATGCGGCCAAGATCGAGGACTTCGCAGGCAAGCACCGCTCGGCGATGGGCACCGATATTGACGAGTTTCCGGTGTTTCTGGGCAAATCGGCCTGGGAGATCGGTTATGTCGCCGAACGCTATCCGGACGTGCAGTTCCTGCGCACCAAGGAACGCGGGTAA
- a CDS encoding Tat pathway signal protein translates to MNRRELLRWQLSGLTAAVSGGLILSPAQASAPKKKGGGADFVQMPLLTVFTKTRDRRHGTLTVEIGLDTNKNAKLAEAISKSIPRLRDAFVARLQAYAMGLTASSLVDLDYVTRELQTATDTVLKQKGVKVLLGSVVLA, encoded by the coding sequence ATGAACAGACGCGAACTTCTCCGATGGCAATTGTCCGGCCTGACCGCAGCGGTATCCGGCGGGCTGATCCTGTCTCCTGCGCAGGCCTCCGCGCCCAAGAAAAAGGGCGGCGGCGCGGATTTCGTGCAGATGCCGCTTTTGACGGTCTTCACCAAGACGCGCGACCGCCGTCACGGCACCCTGACCGTCGAGATCGGGCTCGACACCAACAAAAACGCCAAGCTGGCCGAAGCGATCAGCAAATCGATCCCGCGCCTGCGCGACGCCTTCGTCGCGCGGCTTCAGGCCTATGCGATGGGGCTCACGGCCTCGTCGCTGGTCGATCTCGATTACGTGACCCGCGAACTGCAAACCGCCACCGACACCGTCCTCAAGCAAAAGGGTGTGAAGGTGCTGCTGGGCAGCGTGGTGCTGGCTTAA
- a CDS encoding response regulator, whose amino-acid sequence MSTEAFALLSKINVASMTVMVVEDNDGLRRMVTEVLRSAGFLQIVPARDAEEAIDLLKAHNPDIMVLDWNMPGLSGLELTQLLRRAAVSEDPRFPNPRIPILMLTSRHRSRDVTEARNAGVNEFIIKPFSTRSLIRGLASALCRPRPFIVSANYVGPCRRRHKDAGYQGLLRRADDVEAAADRHFKTLFQETLSVELEGLRALMSSRNGLHRETLDYMVERVTQSETAAVKYRQKLLTEATRSLKEYVAYFGEDTEPEVLDVHLDSIRRLNDLRNEELPEAMAIIRQLEALVSKRKRKRLSA is encoded by the coding sequence ATGTCAACCGAAGCGTTCGCACTTCTGAGCAAGATCAATGTCGCTTCGATGACGGTGATGGTCGTCGAGGACAATGACGGCTTGCGTCGTATGGTCACCGAAGTGTTGCGCTCCGCGGGTTTCCTGCAGATCGTGCCGGCGCGCGACGCCGAAGAAGCCATCGACCTTTTGAAGGCGCATAATCCCGACATCATGGTGCTCGACTGGAACATGCCGGGCCTGTCGGGTCTGGAACTGACGCAACTCCTGCGCCGTGCGGCGGTCAGCGAAGATCCGCGCTTCCCCAATCCGCGCATCCCCATACTGATGCTGACCAGCCGCCACCGTTCGCGTGACGTGACCGAAGCGCGCAATGCCGGGGTCAACGAGTTCATCATCAAGCCGTTTTCGACGCGCAGTCTGATCCGCGGTCTGGCCTCGGCGCTATGCCGTCCGCGCCCGTTTATCGTTTCGGCGAACTATGTCGGCCCGTGCCGCCGCCGGCACAAGGATGCCGGCTATCAGGGCCTGCTGCGCCGCGCCGACGATGTCGAAGCCGCGGCTGACCGCCATTTCAAGACCTTGTTTCAGGAGACGCTTTCGGTCGAGCTTGAGGGCCTGCGTGCCCTGATGTCCTCGCGCAACGGCCTGCACAGGGAGACGCTCGACTATATGGTCGAGCGCGTCACCCAGAGCGAAACGGCGGCGGTAAAATACCGCCAGAAGCTGCTGACCGAGGCTACACGTTCTTTAAAGGAATATGTGGCATATTTCGGCGAAGATACCGAACCGGAGGTGCTGGACGTACATCTGGATTCGATCCGCCGGCTCAACGACCTCCGCAACGAGGAACTGCCGGAGGCCATGGCCATCATCCGCCAGCTTGAAGCGCTGGTGAGCAAGCGAAAGAGGAAGAGACTGTCGGCATGA